A genomic stretch from Candidatus Saganbacteria bacterium includes:
- the gap gene encoding type I glyceraldehyde-3-phosphate dehydrogenase, which yields MAKVKVGINGFGRIGRQVLHAMVEKGVLGSEIDVVAVVDICTDAKYFAYQMKYDSIHGRFKGAITTEGEDVLVVNGSKIKCLMAAKDPSGIPWKDHGVDYVIESTGLFQDAEKAKGHITAGAKKVIITAPAKGDGKTIVMGVNDKEYDPSKHHVISNASCTTNCLAPLVHVLLNEGIGIETGLMTTIHAYTATQKTVDGPSKKDWRGGRAAAINIIPSTTGAAKAVGEVLPKTKGKLTGMAFRVPTADVSVVDLTFRSEKDTSIEEIDALMKKASETYLKGFLGYASEEVVSTDFIHDNRSSIYDSLATMQNNLKGEKRFFKIVSWYDNEWGYSCRVVDLIKMIASK from the coding sequence ATGGCTAAGGTTAAAGTCGGGATAAACGGTTTCGGCAGGATCGGCCGCCAAGTGCTCCATGCAATGGTTGAGAAGGGAGTATTAGGCAGCGAGATCGACGTAGTTGCGGTTGTAGATATTTGTACTGATGCGAAATATTTCGCGTATCAGATGAAATATGATTCGATCCACGGAAGATTCAAAGGCGCTATAACAACCGAGGGAGAAGATGTCCTTGTTGTAAACGGAAGCAAGATCAAGTGCTTAATGGCCGCAAAGGATCCAAGCGGGATCCCTTGGAAAGACCATGGCGTTGATTACGTCATCGAATCGACGGGCCTTTTCCAAGATGCCGAAAAAGCTAAGGGACATATTACAGCCGGAGCCAAAAAAGTTATAATCACGGCTCCAGCCAAAGGTGACGGAAAGACGATCGTCATGGGCGTTAACGACAAAGAATACGACCCATCGAAGCACCACGTGATCTCAAATGCTTCATGTACGACAAATTGCTTGGCTCCTTTGGTCCACGTTCTTTTGAACGAAGGTATCGGTATTGAGACAGGACTTATGACAACGATCCATGCTTATACCGCAACCCAAAAAACAGTTGACGGCCCGTCGAAAAAAGATTGGAGAGGCGGCCGTGCAGCTGCGATTAATATTATCCCGTCTACAACAGGCGCCGCAAAAGCGGTAGGGGAAGTGCTTCCAAAAACCAAAGGAAAACTTACCGGTATGGCTTTCAGGGTCCCGACAGCCGATGTTTCGGTTGTTGACCTTACCTTCCGATCGGAAAAAGATACTTCCATCGAAGAGATCGACGCGCTGATGAAAAAAGCTTCCGAAACTTACCTTAAAGGATTTTTAGGGTATGCGAGCGAAGAAGTTGTTTCAACGGATTTCATCCATGATAACCGGTCTTCGATCTATGATTCGCTAGCTACCATGCAGAATAATTTAAAAGGCGAGAAGAGATTCTTCAAAATTGTTTCATGGTACGACAATGAATGGGGCTATTCTTGCAGAGTAGTCGATCTTATAAAGATGATTGCCAGCAAGTAA
- a CDS encoding phosphoglycerate kinase, with protein MSKKTIRDMGEFRGKKVLIRVDYNVPQDDKQNITDDTRLTASLPTIKFLADGGAKIILVSHLGRPKKGPEDKLRMGPIAKKLSELLGRSVQYVQDSIGPVVEASVSKLNSGDVLLLENVRFYKEEEKNDPEFAKKLASLADIYVNDAFGTAHRAHASTVGVTKYLKGYAGFLIEKEIKFLGQLISGPAHPYVAILGGAKISSKIDVIKNLLPKIDTLIIAGGMSYTFFRSRNVSVGNSLVEEDKIGVAKEILKEAIDLNKTILLPIDHICADKFDANANIQLVTRGGIPDGWQGMDIGPETVKKFSHSIKKAKTIFWNGPMGVFEFDKFSKGTFGIAKLVAEATSHGAVSVIGGGDSVAAIEKSGLADKITHISTGGGASLEFVEGKTLPGIACLQDK; from the coding sequence ATGTCTAAGAAAACGATCCGTGATATGGGTGAATTTCGTGGGAAAAAGGTTTTGATCAGGGTCGATTATAATGTTCCCCAGGATGACAAACAAAATATTACAGACGATACCAGGCTCACGGCATCTCTTCCAACGATCAAGTTCTTGGCCGATGGCGGAGCCAAAATAATACTTGTATCTCATTTAGGCCGCCCGAAAAAAGGCCCTGAAGATAAATTGAGGATGGGGCCTATTGCAAAAAAACTTTCTGAACTCTTGGGTAGATCCGTCCAATATGTACAAGACTCGATCGGCCCCGTTGTTGAAGCTTCTGTCTCAAAATTGAATTCCGGCGATGTCTTATTGCTTGAGAATGTCCGTTTCTACAAAGAAGAAGAGAAGAACGATCCCGAATTCGCCAAGAAGCTCGCTTCTTTGGCCGATATATATGTAAACGACGCATTCGGCACCGCGCACCGCGCGCATGCTTCAACTGTAGGCGTCACAAAATATTTAAAGGGCTATGCCGGATTTTTGATCGAAAAAGAAATAAAATTCTTGGGGCAGCTTATTTCTGGTCCCGCGCATCCATATGTCGCGATATTGGGCGGAGCCAAGATATCAAGCAAGATCGATGTTATAAAAAATCTATTGCCTAAAATTGATACATTGATCATTGCGGGCGGGATGTCGTATACATTCTTCAGGTCGAGGAATGTTTCCGTAGGGAATTCTTTGGTCGAAGAAGATAAGATCGGTGTTGCCAAAGAAATATTAAAAGAAGCGATCGATCTTAATAAGACGATATTGCTTCCGATCGACCATATTTGCGCCGACAAATTCGATGCCAATGCCAATATCCAGCTCGTAACCCGCGGCGGAATTCCAGACGGATGGCAGGGCATGGATATAGGGCCCGAAACCGTCAAAAAATTCAGCCATTCGATAAAAAAAGCAAAAACTATTTTCTGGAACGGTCCAATGGGTGTATTTGAATTTGATAAATTCTCGAAGGGAACTTTTGGAATTGCAAAACTGGTTGCCGAAGCTACAAGCCATGGCGCGGTATCCGTCATTGGCGGCGGGGATTCTGTCGCGGCGATCGAAAAATCCGGTTTAGCTGACAAGATAACTCATATTTCAACCGGCGGCGGCGCATCTTTGGAATTTGTTGAGGGAAAGACGCTTCCAGGTATTGCTTGTTTGCAAGATAAATAG
- the rodA gene encoding rod shape-determining protein RodA: protein MISLRMLRVSDKTIWCCAFFLIAVGFLAIFSVNFSGDLKNSASAFQFVSRQFSAFLVGLAGLAFFAYLDYKHLKVIAIPFYIIVTLLLIFVLFKGSAVSGAQRWIYLGALSFQPSELTKLSIILVLASFFDFKKERSPIWPIALISGIPFILIFKQPDLGTALVIAAITLGMLIWNKTSGITLTMVLTPIISVIVRPNIFLWIFYIFLLWFILYFSRVNFFDLLVIMGINIGIGIVFPMIWGMLKEYQRLRIISFLNPGIDPHGSGYHTLQSLIAVGSGGIFGKGFLHGTQTQLHFIPEQHSDFIFSAVAEEFGLVGSVIVIAALVIMIRRAFLIADGARDFFGGILVAGASVMIGFHTLVSVGMVLGVMPVVGIPLPYVSFGGTSLIVNMILLGIIQSVAMRRQKLIF from the coding sequence ATGATAAGTTTGAGAATGCTCCGTGTTTCCGATAAGACAATTTGGTGCTGCGCTTTTTTTCTTATTGCCGTGGGTTTCCTTGCCATATTTTCGGTGAACTTCAGCGGCGACCTTAAAAACAGCGCTTCGGCCTTCCAGTTTGTTTCAAGGCAATTTTCAGCATTCTTGGTCGGGCTTGCAGGCTTAGCTTTTTTTGCCTACCTAGACTACAAGCATTTGAAAGTTATCGCGATCCCTTTTTATATCATTGTAACTCTTCTTCTGATATTTGTTTTGTTCAAGGGTAGTGCGGTGTCTGGAGCGCAAAGATGGATATATTTGGGGGCGCTTTCTTTCCAGCCATCAGAGCTGACAAAACTTTCAATTATCCTGGTTCTTGCGTCTTTTTTTGACTTTAAAAAAGAAAGATCTCCGATCTGGCCTATAGCCTTGATCTCGGGCATCCCTTTTATTTTGATTTTCAAGCAGCCAGACCTCGGCACAGCGCTTGTTATCGCTGCGATCACCCTGGGGATGCTTATTTGGAACAAGACATCCGGGATCACGCTTACAATGGTATTGACCCCGATCATCTCCGTCATAGTGCGGCCGAACATCTTTTTGTGGATATTCTACATTTTTTTATTGTGGTTCATTCTTTATTTCAGCAGGGTCAATTTTTTTGATCTTCTGGTCATAATGGGTATAAACATCGGCATAGGGATAGTGTTCCCGATGATCTGGGGGATGCTCAAGGAATACCAGAGATTAAGGATAATTTCTTTTTTAAATCCCGGGATTGACCCTCATGGCTCCGGTTATCATACCCTGCAAAGCTTGATCGCAGTCGGGTCCGGCGGAATTTTTGGAAAAGGGTTCCTTCACGGGACGCAGACCCAGCTTCATTTTATTCCAGAACAGCATTCTGACTTCATATTTTCTGCAGTTGCAGAAGAGTTCGGTCTGGTCGGCTCCGTGATCGTCATCGCAGCATTGGTAATAATGATACGGCGCGCATTTTTAATTGCCGATGGCGCAAGGGATTTTTTTGGGGGGATACTGGTTGCAGGCGCGTCTGTCATGATCGGGTTCCATACGCTTGTTTCGGTCGGGATGGTCCTTGGCGTCATGCCCGTTGTCGGGATCCCTCTGCCTTATGTCAGTTTTGGCGGGACATCGCTTATTGTAAATATGATCTTGCTCGGGATAATACAAAGCGTTGCGATGAGAAGGCAGAAACTTATATTCTAA
- a CDS encoding DedA family protein, with protein sequence MEIFSSLLNFILHIDAHLGEIIKAYGAFSYAILFAIVFAETGLVFTPFLPGDSLLFAAGAFSAIGSFNVVFLLFLLWAAAFFGDTVNYWIGRFFGQSIVDNKNIPINQNHIDQTQKFYSKHGGKTIFLARFLPIIRTFAPFVAGIGKMDYLKFIYYNATGGLVWVFGFVLLGYFFGNLPGIKENFSFVILAIIILSIVPIIVEIAKARIRSPKKNI encoded by the coding sequence ATGGAAATATTTTCGTCATTATTGAACTTTATTCTTCATATCGATGCTCATTTGGGTGAGATCATAAAGGCATACGGGGCCTTTTCCTATGCGATCTTGTTCGCAATAGTTTTCGCTGAAACAGGACTTGTATTTACTCCTTTCTTGCCCGGGGATTCCCTCCTTTTTGCGGCCGGGGCTTTTTCGGCGATCGGTTCATTTAATGTCGTTTTTTTGCTTTTTTTGCTGTGGGCCGCCGCTTTCTTTGGCGATACGGTTAACTACTGGATCGGGCGATTTTTTGGCCAGAGCATAGTCGATAACAAGAACATCCCGATCAATCAAAACCATATCGATCAAACCCAGAAATTCTACAGTAAACATGGCGGCAAAACCATCTTCTTGGCCCGTTTTTTGCCGATAATCAGGACCTTTGCTCCTTTTGTGGCAGGCATCGGCAAGATGGATTATTTAAAGTTCATCTACTATAACGCAACCGGAGGGCTTGTTTGGGTATTTGGATTTGTTCTTTTGGGGTATTTTTTTGGCAATCTTCCAGGCATTAAAGAAAACTTTTCGTTTGTTATTCTTGCCATAATCATTCTATCTATTGTACCGATCATCGTTGAGATCGCCAAAGCGAGGATAAGATCGCCCAAAAAAAATATTTGA
- a CDS encoding DUF3006 domain-containing protein, with translation MKQEVKFKAIVDRIEGSKAVLLIGEEEQDAVDFPKSFLPEVKESDILTIKVKLQSRKTTEAKEKVAEMIEKLRMVEESDGKT, from the coding sequence ATGAAACAAGAAGTTAAATTTAAGGCGATCGTTGATAGGATAGAAGGGAGCAAAGCCGTCCTTTTGATCGGCGAAGAAGAACAGGATGCCGTTGATTTCCCTAAAAGCTTTTTGCCGGAAGTTAAAGAGAGCGATATCTTAACTATTAAAGTCAAACTTCAATCGAGAAAGACTACAGAAGCAAAAGAAAAAGTTGCGGAGATGATAGAAAAGTTGAGGATGGTGGAGGAGAGCGATGGAAAAACATGA
- the secG gene encoding preprotein translocase subunit SecG, translated as MKALLIIIQILSAIAVVLTVLLHSAKGEGLGGIGGAAKLFGTPKGLEEGLDRITTISAIIFMVVSLLLGLGLV; from the coding sequence ATGAAAGCTTTATTGATCATTATTCAGATCTTGTCAGCGATAGCTGTTGTTTTAACGGTATTGCTCCATTCAGCAAAAGGCGAGGGCCTGGGCGGCATAGGCGGCGCAGCCAAGCTTTTCGGAACTCCTAAGGGTTTGGAAGAAGGATTGGACAGGATCACGACGATATCGGCGATAATTTTCATGGTTGTTTCTTTGCTCCTTGGCCTTGGGTTGGTCTAA